A window from Corvus cornix cornix isolate S_Up_H32 chromosome 8, ASM73873v5, whole genome shotgun sequence encodes these proteins:
- the DARS2 gene encoding aspartate--tRNA ligase, mitochondrial isoform X3: MRRPLGLIPRRLWIRPKGRTRESRLRLGRVRAAPSSVGSSAMAAIARQRRSNFLPVGPRGRGAPPPPSLRRAGGGEGGGGGGRVDFLFSPPEPLFFTSRRSVAPLPFFWLRGGCGMALPRLLARALHRVASAATPAAPDFNSFVTRTNTCGELRSAHVGQKVTLYGWVQYQRQGLFLVLRDFQGLTQIIIPQDEAHSHVKELLSNAPVESVVRVTGIVSSRPLGQENPKMPTGDIEVKAETAEILNSCKKLPFEIKDFIKKSEALRMQYRYLDLRSFRLQSNLRLRSQMVMRMREYLCNLHGFVDVETPTLFKRTPGGAKEFLVPSREAGKFYSLPQSPQQFKQLLMVGGLDRYFQVARCYRDEGSRPDRQPEFTQIMDIGDVLRGSDIHFVQNALSYPHGSIKAICIPQGVKYLTNKDLESLKESAKSQFNQEIMQIICRPDGRLKSLLTKFLGEKEQSELIRALNMQEDDVVLLAAGEHKQVCSALGALRLFSANLLEAAGLALRDPTAFHFLWVVDFPLFLPKAKNPTELESAHHPFTAPHPSDASLLYSDPTKVRSQHYDLVLNGNEVGGGSIRIHSAEQQRFVLEKVLKEDSEVLSHLIEALEFGAPPHGGIALGLDRLISLIVDAPSIRDVIAFPKSFRGRDLMGSAPDYVTPEELEPYHIQVSWPLEEKEAKKN; the protein is encoded by the exons ATGAGGCGGCCGCTGGGGCTGATCCCGAGGCGGCTGTGGATCCGTCCGAAGGGCAGAACCCGGGAGAGCCGCCTGAGGCTGGGCAGAGTCCGTGCCGCACCATCTTCTGTCGGCTCCTCCGCCATGGCCGCCATCGCCCGCCAGCGCCGTTCGAACTTCCTTCCCGTCGGCCCCCGCGGGAGGGGCGCGCCCCCGCCGCCATCTTTGAGGCGGGCAGGAGGGGGCGAAGGAGGTGGTGGTGGCGGCAGAGTtgatttcctcttttcccctccagaGCCCTTATTTTTCACTTCACGCAGGTCTGTGGCGCCCCTCCCGTTTTTCTGGCTGAGGGGCGGCTGCGGGATGGCGCTCCCTCGGTTGCTGGCGCGGGCGCTGCACCGGGTGGCCTCTGCCGCCACACCCGCGGCTCCAG actTCAACAGTTTTGTCACTCGGACCAACACGTGTGGAGAGCTGCGTTCTGCTCATGTGGGACAGAAGGTGACCCTTTATGGATGGGTTCAATATCAAAG ACAAGGcctatttctggttttgagggATTTCCAGGGACTGACCCAGATCATCATTCCTCAGGATGAG GCACATTCCCACGTGAAGGAGCTCCTGTCCAACGCCCCAGTGGAGTCTGTGGTGCGAGTGACTGGGATAGTGTCCTCTCGGCCCCTGGGGCAGGAGAATCCG AAAATGCCAACAGGGGATATTGAAGTGAAGGCAGAGACTGCAGAGATCCTAAACTCCTGCAAGAAGCTGCCTTTTGAAATCAAGGATTTTATCAAG aAATCAGAGGCCCTACGGATGCAGTATCGGTACCTGGACTTGCGCAGCTTCCGGCTGCAGTCCAACCTGCGGCTGAGGTCTCAGATGGTGATGAGGATGCGGGAGTATCTCTGCAATCTCCATG GGTTCGTGGATGTAGAAACTCCAACTCTGTTTAAAAGAACCCCAGGG GGAGCCAAAGAATTCCTTGTGCCCTCGAGGGAAGCAGGCAAATTCTACTCCCTGCCACAGAGTCCTCAGCAGTTCAAGCAGCTCCTCATGGTTGGAGGCCTGGACAG GTACTTCCAGGTCGCTCGCTGCTACCGGGATGAGGGTTCACGGCCTGACAGGCAGCCGGAATTCACCCAG ATCATGGATATCGGTGATGTTTTACGAGGATCAGACATTCACTTTGTGCAGAATGCTCTCAGTTACCCACATGGCTCCATCAAAGCCATTTGTATCCCTCAGGGAGTG AAGTATCTTACAAATAAAGACTTGGAGTCATTAAAGGAGTCTGCAAAATCCCAGTTTAACCAG GAAATCATGCAAATTATCTGCAGACCTGATGGAAGATTGAAGTCTCTGCTTACCAAGTTCCTTGGTGAGAAGGAGCAGTCAGAGCTTATCCGAGCACTGAACATGCAGGAGGATgatgtggtgctgctggcagctggagaacACAAGCAAGTG TGTTCTGCGTTAGGAGCCCTACGGTTGTTTAGTGCCAACCTcctggaggcagctgggctggcactCCGTGATCCCACAGCCTTTCACTTCCTCTGGGTGGTggatttcccccttttcctccccaagGCCAAGAATCCCACTGAACTGGAATCTGCTCATCACCCCTTCACTGCCCCTCATCCTTCAGATGCCAGCCTCCTGTATTCTGATCCCACAAAG GTCCGTAGCCAGCACTACGACCTTGTGCTGAACGGCAATGAGGTTGGAGGTGGCTCCATCAGAATTCACAGTGCAGAACAACAGCGTTTTGTGCTGGAGAAAGTGCTGAAG GAGGATTCAGAGGTGCTTTCCCATCTGATTGAGGCTTTGGAATTTGGAGCTCCACCTCATGGAGGAATTGCTTTAG GACTTGACAGGCTGATCTCTCTCATCGTTGACGCTCCAAGTATCCGGGATGTCATAGCCTTTCCAAAATCCTTCAGGGGACGAGACCTGATGGGCAGTGCTCCAGACTATGTCACTCCAGAAGAACTAGAGCCGTATCACATTCAGGTTTCCTGGCCTCTtgaagaaaaagaggcaaagaaaaactGA
- the DARS2 gene encoding aspartate--tRNA ligase, mitochondrial isoform X2 — protein MRRPLGLIPRRLWIRPKGRTRESRLRLGRVRAAPSSVGSSAMAAIARQRRSNFLPVGPRGRGAPPPPSLRRAGGGEGGGGGGRVDFLFSPPEPLFFTSRRSVAPLPFFWLRGGCGMALPRLLARALHRVASAATPAAPDFNSFVTRTNTCGELRSAHVGQKVTLYGWVQYQRQGLFLVLRDFQGLTQIIIPQDEAHSHVKELLSNAPVESVVRVTGIVSSRPLGQENPKMPTGDIEVKAETAEILNSCKKLPFEIKDFIKKSEALRMQYRYLDLRSFRLQSNLRLRSQMVMRMREYLCNLHGFVDVETPTLFKRTPGGAKEFLVPSREAGKFYSLPQSPQQFKQLLMVGGLDRYFQVARCYRDEGSRPDRQPEFTQIDIEMSFVDRAGIQRLIEGLLQHSWPEERALIMTPFPSMTYEEALAEYGTDKPDTRFGMKIMDIGDVLRGSDIHFVQNALSYPHGSIKAICIPQGVYLTNKDLESLKESAKSQFNQEIMQIICRPDGRLKSLLTKFLGEKEQSELIRALNMQEDDVVLLAAGEHKQVCSALGALRLFSANLLEAAGLALRDPTAFHFLWVVDFPLFLPKAKNPTELESAHHPFTAPHPSDASLLYSDPTKVRSQHYDLVLNGNEVGGGSIRIHSAEQQRFVLEKVLKEDSEVLSHLIEALEFGAPPHGGIALGLDRLISLIVDAPSIRDVIAFPKSFRGRDLMGSAPDYVTPEELEPYHIQVSWPLEEKEAKKN, from the exons ATGAGGCGGCCGCTGGGGCTGATCCCGAGGCGGCTGTGGATCCGTCCGAAGGGCAGAACCCGGGAGAGCCGCCTGAGGCTGGGCAGAGTCCGTGCCGCACCATCTTCTGTCGGCTCCTCCGCCATGGCCGCCATCGCCCGCCAGCGCCGTTCGAACTTCCTTCCCGTCGGCCCCCGCGGGAGGGGCGCGCCCCCGCCGCCATCTTTGAGGCGGGCAGGAGGGGGCGAAGGAGGTGGTGGTGGCGGCAGAGTtgatttcctcttttcccctccagaGCCCTTATTTTTCACTTCACGCAGGTCTGTGGCGCCCCTCCCGTTTTTCTGGCTGAGGGGCGGCTGCGGGATGGCGCTCCCTCGGTTGCTGGCGCGGGCGCTGCACCGGGTGGCCTCTGCCGCCACACCCGCGGCTCCAG actTCAACAGTTTTGTCACTCGGACCAACACGTGTGGAGAGCTGCGTTCTGCTCATGTGGGACAGAAGGTGACCCTTTATGGATGGGTTCAATATCAAAG ACAAGGcctatttctggttttgagggATTTCCAGGGACTGACCCAGATCATCATTCCTCAGGATGAG GCACATTCCCACGTGAAGGAGCTCCTGTCCAACGCCCCAGTGGAGTCTGTGGTGCGAGTGACTGGGATAGTGTCCTCTCGGCCCCTGGGGCAGGAGAATCCG AAAATGCCAACAGGGGATATTGAAGTGAAGGCAGAGACTGCAGAGATCCTAAACTCCTGCAAGAAGCTGCCTTTTGAAATCAAGGATTTTATCAAG aAATCAGAGGCCCTACGGATGCAGTATCGGTACCTGGACTTGCGCAGCTTCCGGCTGCAGTCCAACCTGCGGCTGAGGTCTCAGATGGTGATGAGGATGCGGGAGTATCTCTGCAATCTCCATG GGTTCGTGGATGTAGAAACTCCAACTCTGTTTAAAAGAACCCCAGGG GGAGCCAAAGAATTCCTTGTGCCCTCGAGGGAAGCAGGCAAATTCTACTCCCTGCCACAGAGTCCTCAGCAGTTCAAGCAGCTCCTCATGGTTGGAGGCCTGGACAG GTACTTCCAGGTCGCTCGCTGCTACCGGGATGAGGGTTCACGGCCTGACAGGCAGCCGGAATTCACCCAG ATAGATATAGAGATGTCATTTGTAGATCGGGCTGGGATCCAGAGGCTGATAGAGGGCCTCCTGCAACATTCCTGGCCTGAGGAAAGAGCCTTGATTATGACTCCTTTCCCTTCCATGACATACGAGGAGGCACTGGCTGAGTATGGGACTGATAAACCAGACACTCGCTTTGGGATGAAG ATCATGGATATCGGTGATGTTTTACGAGGATCAGACATTCACTTTGTGCAGAATGCTCTCAGTTACCCACATGGCTCCATCAAAGCCATTTGTATCCCTCAGGGAGTG TATCTTACAAATAAAGACTTGGAGTCATTAAAGGAGTCTGCAAAATCCCAGTTTAACCAG GAAATCATGCAAATTATCTGCAGACCTGATGGAAGATTGAAGTCTCTGCTTACCAAGTTCCTTGGTGAGAAGGAGCAGTCAGAGCTTATCCGAGCACTGAACATGCAGGAGGATgatgtggtgctgctggcagctggagaacACAAGCAAGTG TGTTCTGCGTTAGGAGCCCTACGGTTGTTTAGTGCCAACCTcctggaggcagctgggctggcactCCGTGATCCCACAGCCTTTCACTTCCTCTGGGTGGTggatttcccccttttcctccccaagGCCAAGAATCCCACTGAACTGGAATCTGCTCATCACCCCTTCACTGCCCCTCATCCTTCAGATGCCAGCCTCCTGTATTCTGATCCCACAAAG GTCCGTAGCCAGCACTACGACCTTGTGCTGAACGGCAATGAGGTTGGAGGTGGCTCCATCAGAATTCACAGTGCAGAACAACAGCGTTTTGTGCTGGAGAAAGTGCTGAAG GAGGATTCAGAGGTGCTTTCCCATCTGATTGAGGCTTTGGAATTTGGAGCTCCACCTCATGGAGGAATTGCTTTAG GACTTGACAGGCTGATCTCTCTCATCGTTGACGCTCCAAGTATCCGGGATGTCATAGCCTTTCCAAAATCCTTCAGGGGACGAGACCTGATGGGCAGTGCTCCAGACTATGTCACTCCAGAAGAACTAGAGCCGTATCACATTCAGGTTTCCTGGCCTCTtgaagaaaaagaggcaaagaaaaactGA
- the DARS2 gene encoding aspartate--tRNA ligase, mitochondrial isoform X1, producing MRRPLGLIPRRLWIRPKGRTRESRLRLGRVRAAPSSVGSSAMAAIARQRRSNFLPVGPRGRGAPPPPSLRRAGGGEGGGGGGRVDFLFSPPEPLFFTSRRSVAPLPFFWLRGGCGMALPRLLARALHRVASAATPAAPDFNSFVTRTNTCGELRSAHVGQKVTLYGWVQYQRQGLFLVLRDFQGLTQIIIPQDEAHSHVKELLSNAPVESVVRVTGIVSSRPLGQENPKMPTGDIEVKAETAEILNSCKKLPFEIKDFIKKSEALRMQYRYLDLRSFRLQSNLRLRSQMVMRMREYLCNLHGFVDVETPTLFKRTPGGAKEFLVPSREAGKFYSLPQSPQQFKQLLMVGGLDRYFQVARCYRDEGSRPDRQPEFTQIDIEMSFVDRAGIQRLIEGLLQHSWPEERALIMTPFPSMTYEEALAEYGTDKPDTRFGMKIMDIGDVLRGSDIHFVQNALSYPHGSIKAICIPQGVKYLTNKDLESLKESAKSQFNQEIMQIICRPDGRLKSLLTKFLGEKEQSELIRALNMQEDDVVLLAAGEHKQVCSALGALRLFSANLLEAAGLALRDPTAFHFLWVVDFPLFLPKAKNPTELESAHHPFTAPHPSDASLLYSDPTKVRSQHYDLVLNGNEVGGGSIRIHSAEQQRFVLEKVLKEDSEVLSHLIEALEFGAPPHGGIALGLDRLISLIVDAPSIRDVIAFPKSFRGRDLMGSAPDYVTPEELEPYHIQVSWPLEEKEAKKN from the exons ATGAGGCGGCCGCTGGGGCTGATCCCGAGGCGGCTGTGGATCCGTCCGAAGGGCAGAACCCGGGAGAGCCGCCTGAGGCTGGGCAGAGTCCGTGCCGCACCATCTTCTGTCGGCTCCTCCGCCATGGCCGCCATCGCCCGCCAGCGCCGTTCGAACTTCCTTCCCGTCGGCCCCCGCGGGAGGGGCGCGCCCCCGCCGCCATCTTTGAGGCGGGCAGGAGGGGGCGAAGGAGGTGGTGGTGGCGGCAGAGTtgatttcctcttttcccctccagaGCCCTTATTTTTCACTTCACGCAGGTCTGTGGCGCCCCTCCCGTTTTTCTGGCTGAGGGGCGGCTGCGGGATGGCGCTCCCTCGGTTGCTGGCGCGGGCGCTGCACCGGGTGGCCTCTGCCGCCACACCCGCGGCTCCAG actTCAACAGTTTTGTCACTCGGACCAACACGTGTGGAGAGCTGCGTTCTGCTCATGTGGGACAGAAGGTGACCCTTTATGGATGGGTTCAATATCAAAG ACAAGGcctatttctggttttgagggATTTCCAGGGACTGACCCAGATCATCATTCCTCAGGATGAG GCACATTCCCACGTGAAGGAGCTCCTGTCCAACGCCCCAGTGGAGTCTGTGGTGCGAGTGACTGGGATAGTGTCCTCTCGGCCCCTGGGGCAGGAGAATCCG AAAATGCCAACAGGGGATATTGAAGTGAAGGCAGAGACTGCAGAGATCCTAAACTCCTGCAAGAAGCTGCCTTTTGAAATCAAGGATTTTATCAAG aAATCAGAGGCCCTACGGATGCAGTATCGGTACCTGGACTTGCGCAGCTTCCGGCTGCAGTCCAACCTGCGGCTGAGGTCTCAGATGGTGATGAGGATGCGGGAGTATCTCTGCAATCTCCATG GGTTCGTGGATGTAGAAACTCCAACTCTGTTTAAAAGAACCCCAGGG GGAGCCAAAGAATTCCTTGTGCCCTCGAGGGAAGCAGGCAAATTCTACTCCCTGCCACAGAGTCCTCAGCAGTTCAAGCAGCTCCTCATGGTTGGAGGCCTGGACAG GTACTTCCAGGTCGCTCGCTGCTACCGGGATGAGGGTTCACGGCCTGACAGGCAGCCGGAATTCACCCAG ATAGATATAGAGATGTCATTTGTAGATCGGGCTGGGATCCAGAGGCTGATAGAGGGCCTCCTGCAACATTCCTGGCCTGAGGAAAGAGCCTTGATTATGACTCCTTTCCCTTCCATGACATACGAGGAGGCACTGGCTGAGTATGGGACTGATAAACCAGACACTCGCTTTGGGATGAAG ATCATGGATATCGGTGATGTTTTACGAGGATCAGACATTCACTTTGTGCAGAATGCTCTCAGTTACCCACATGGCTCCATCAAAGCCATTTGTATCCCTCAGGGAGTG AAGTATCTTACAAATAAAGACTTGGAGTCATTAAAGGAGTCTGCAAAATCCCAGTTTAACCAG GAAATCATGCAAATTATCTGCAGACCTGATGGAAGATTGAAGTCTCTGCTTACCAAGTTCCTTGGTGAGAAGGAGCAGTCAGAGCTTATCCGAGCACTGAACATGCAGGAGGATgatgtggtgctgctggcagctggagaacACAAGCAAGTG TGTTCTGCGTTAGGAGCCCTACGGTTGTTTAGTGCCAACCTcctggaggcagctgggctggcactCCGTGATCCCACAGCCTTTCACTTCCTCTGGGTGGTggatttcccccttttcctccccaagGCCAAGAATCCCACTGAACTGGAATCTGCTCATCACCCCTTCACTGCCCCTCATCCTTCAGATGCCAGCCTCCTGTATTCTGATCCCACAAAG GTCCGTAGCCAGCACTACGACCTTGTGCTGAACGGCAATGAGGTTGGAGGTGGCTCCATCAGAATTCACAGTGCAGAACAACAGCGTTTTGTGCTGGAGAAAGTGCTGAAG GAGGATTCAGAGGTGCTTTCCCATCTGATTGAGGCTTTGGAATTTGGAGCTCCACCTCATGGAGGAATTGCTTTAG GACTTGACAGGCTGATCTCTCTCATCGTTGACGCTCCAAGTATCCGGGATGTCATAGCCTTTCCAAAATCCTTCAGGGGACGAGACCTGATGGGCAGTGCTCCAGACTATGTCACTCCAGAAGAACTAGAGCCGTATCACATTCAGGTTTCCTGGCCTCTtgaagaaaaagaggcaaagaaaaactGA